The following is a genomic window from Plasmodium gaboni strain SY75 chromosome Unknown, whole genome shotgun sequence.
ttttaccTGAACgttcataaaaaaaaaaaaaaaaaaaaaatatacatacatacatacatatatataataattaaacaaataagtaattaagtatataaaaaaaaatatatatattttatatatattaagaataTCTAGACAactaaaatatatacagacattatgtatatatatatatatatttatttattattttaaatggAAAAGGATGATTCTTATGAGAGTGGGGATAGTGCTGAGGGAAGTTTAATTGTAGAAAAGCATTTGCACACAAGTGATTTATCGAATGGTTGTTTTTATACTTTTTCTAGTGAAGTATTTAAATTAAGTgttatatcatattatttttggATTGGcttttgttatataatagGATCTATAACATTGATAAGTGGTTATCATAGTTCGTCTTTACGTATTCAAGATGAAATTGTTTGTGCTGGATCTTCAAATGTATATGTGTTTTGTTCTTTATGGTTTTTGATTGGAATAATTTGTATAATTACTTGTTTTGGCTATACAATTACTAttgatgaagaaaataataaaatatatgatcAGAATTCAGctatatttattcatattttagGAATTTTATGTAAAACCATACCAACCATTATAAGgattattcatatttttaatttatttcaattatatttattaacTATGGATATTATGTTTTTGCCAGAATGTAATTCTTTTCCTGTGCGtttcattttgtttatcatacatatattGTGGTGGTTCATAGTTTTTTTTGGAATTATTTcgagaaaaaaaatattcttaCCTCCTC
Proteins encoded in this region:
- a CDS encoding putative membrane protein (conserved Plasmodium membrane protein, unknown function), which translates into the protein MEKDDSYESGDSAEGSLIVEKHLHTSDLSNGCFYTFSSEVFKLSVISYYFWIGFCYIIGSITLISGYHSSSLRIQDEIVCAGSSNVYVFCSLWFLIGIICIITCFGYTITIDEENNKIYDQNSAIFIHILGILCKTIPTIIRIIHIFNLFQLYLLTMDIMFLPECNSFPVRFILFIIHILWWFIVFFGIISRKKIFLPPHLYKPITNDAGFVAYVNNLLHSFGL